The nucleotide sequence CCCGACGCCGCTGAAAACCCCACTTGGCTGGCTGCATCTGGCGCATGGCGTGCGCAACACGGCCGCTGGCCTGCGCTACGTGCTCTATATGTTCCTGACTGACCTCCACGACCTTACCCGCGTGACGCACAAGCCCGCCGGTTATTTTCTGGCGCCGGAAGGAGAGGAGCGCGTCGGTGATGTTTCCAACGTGGTGTTCAGCAACGGCTGGATTGCCGACGACAACGGGCAGGTGTTTATCTACTACGGCTCCTCCGATACGCGCATGCACGTAGCCACCTCCACCATCGATACGCTCCTGGATTATGTGCAGCACAACCCCGCCGATGGCCTGACATCCGCGGCTTCGGTACAAGCCATTGAGGCCTTGATTGCGCACAACCAGGAGGCCAACAGCGTTAACGTTGGAATGCAGGCCCGCACTTCCATTGCGCAGTTGTAAGCTGCATGCAGCAAGTCTGACCGAGAGTAAAAGGTGATGATGCAACAAGCGGAGGCATTTCAGGAAGAGCTAGACCGAATTCTGACTTATTGGAGCACCCACATGCTCGACACGGCGCATGGGGGCTTCTACGGCCAGATAACGGATGAGAACAACGTAGTGGCGCAGGCGCCGAAGGGCTCGGTGTTGAATGCCCGCATCCTCTGGACGTTCTCGGCGGCCTACCGACGGCAGCCCAACCCCACGCATCTAGCGTTGGCCACGCGGGCGTTCGGGTATTTGGAAAAACACTTCTTGGACGCCGAGCACGGTGGGGTATTCTGGTCGGTTGATTATCTGGGCCAGCCGCTGGATACCCGGAAGCAGATTTATGCCTTGGCCTTCGCCGTGTATGGGCTAAGTGAATATTACGCGGCCAGTGGCAACGAACGGGCGTTGCAACACGCGCAGGCATTGTTTCGCGCCATCGAGCAGCACAGCTTCGACCCGGAACATGGCGGCTACCTCGAAGCCCTGGCCCGTGACTGGTCGCCGCTGGCCGATTTGCGCCTGAGCGACAAAGACGCCAACGAGAAGAAAACGATGAACACCCACCTCCACATTCTGGAGGCGTACACCAACCTCTACCGCGTCTGGCCCGACCCACAGTTGCGCGCCCAAACGCAAGAGCTACTGGAAGTGTTTCAGGCGCATATCATCGACCCGACTAGCCACCAGTTGCACCTGTTCCTCGACGAGCAGTGGCAGCCGAAGTCCACCCTCGTTTCGTTCGGCCACGACATTGAGGCTTCTTGGCTGTTGCTGGAAGCCGCCGAAGTGCTAGGCAACGAAGACCTTGTGACGCAGTTTCGGCGGGTAGCCGTTGACATGGCAACGACTGCAACGCGTGGGTTGGATACAGACGGCGGCCTCAACTACGAGTTTGATCCTGCCCAGGAGCATGGGGACCGAGACAAACACTGGTGGGTGCAGGCCGAAGCCATGGTTGGGCTGCTGAACGCTTACCAAGTGAGTGGGCAGCGCCGTTTCTACGAGCAATTTCAGGCGGTGTGGGAATTCACCCGCACCCATCTCCTCGACTACGCGCATGGCGAGTGGCTTTGGGGTGTGACGGCAACGCACCTTCCTATGACGGGAGAAGACAAAGCCGGTTTCTGGAAGTGTCCCTACCACAACACGCGCGCTTGTCTGGAAGTCCTGGCTCGGCTGCCCAAAGTACCCGTGCCTGCCCGCGCCAACTAGTCTATCTACAGTTCAGCGTACAGCTGTTGCGGACTACGAAGCACGTTGGGCGGCTGTATAGGCGGCATACCTATCATGGGGGCAACTGAGGCTTCGTGCCTGAGTGGCTTGCGCTTTCATAAGGCCTGCTGCGAAGCCCGCCTCAGAGCACAAGAAGCTAGCTTCACGCTTCCTGCTTGGATTTTCGCGCTGGAACGGGCTTTTCGTCGCAGCAGCCGTGGGCGCCCATAGCGGGGGCTACGTCTTCGAGCTGTACGGTGCAGTGGCTGATGTTGAAGGCGTGCACCAAGTCGTGCTGCAGTTCTCCCAGAAACTCGTTGCTGTTGCCGCTGTTGGACCGTACCAAGTGCGCCGTAAGGGCCGTATCCTGCGTGCTCAGGGGCCACACGTGCAAATCATGGACGCCTACCACACCGGGCCGAGCCAACAGAAACTCCCGTACCGCCGCCATGTCGATGCTTTCTGGGGCTGCTTGTAAAGCCATCTGGATGGTTTCGCGCAGCAACCCCCAGGAACTGTAGCCTACCACCACCAAAATCACGAAGCTGATAGCTGGGTCCAGCCACATCCACCCGGTGAAATACACCAGCGCGCCACCCACTACCACGCCCACGGACACCAGCATGTCGGTGAGCATGTGCAGGTACGCGCCCCGCACGTTCACGTCGCCCTTTTGGCCGCTATGAAACAGCCAGGCCGTGAAGCCATTGACCACGATACCCAACCCAGCCAGCGCCATCACCACGGTGCCATTCACGGGCGTAGGGTGGCGCAAATGGTCCAAGGTGTCCCACAGAATAAAGCCCAGCGCCAGATACAGCAGGGCCGCATTCAGTAAGGCAGCCTGAATGGTAGCGCCTTTGTAGCCATACGTGAAACGCTCAGTGGCGCGGCGCTTAGCCAGCCAGGTGGCCCCCCAAGCCAGTGCCAAACTCAGGACGTCGCTCAGGTTGTGGCCCGCATCGGAAAGCAGCGCCGACGAGTTGGCCCACAAACCGCCAGCCGTTTCGCCAGCCACAAAAAGCAGGTTCAGGGCAATGCCCCATCCAAAAGCCCGGCCGAACTCCGCTGGCGGCGCATGGTGATGATGGTGGTCGTGTCCGTGTCCGTGGTGGGTGTGGGCCATAGTAGTCAAGCGTTTCGCGCAGGTTCACACAAAGTGAAACCGCCATGATGTGCTAGGTTGTTTACTGCAACGCGGCAAGCTCCTTTGGGATTCACTTTAGCACACCCGTTTGAAATTTACTTAAAACTCAACGGTACTACCAGCCGCACGCTCACATTTCGTCCTTGGTTGAACACGCCGCTACGGCCGTTGCTGGGGTTGTACGCTGCGTACTTCAGCCGGCTCAAGTGGCTCTGGTACCCCACATCAAACAGGTTATTGGCGGTCAGATAGATTGAAAACAGCGTTTTGTCTTGGCCATTGGTTATGTCAGAGCCCGCGCTTAGGTTGACTAGCGTGTAGCCGGGTGTGCGCGTTTCGGTTTCGAAGGCCGAGAACACCCGGTTTTGCGCGAAGGTGTATTCCACGCCGCCCCGGGCGTATAGGTTGCGCAAACGCGTGGTGCCCACCTTACGGAAGTTCACCCGCAGCTCCGACTGCAACCGGTCGGCGGGAATGAAGGGCAGATACTTCTGGCCAGCGGGCTGGTCGAACTGAATGGCGCGCACCATAGAAAACGAGTTTTCGAAGTGCAGCCAGTCGAAGGGGTGCGGGTGGAGGTCCAGGGTGATTTCGCCCCCAGCCAGGCGCGCATCGCCTTGGCCGTAGCGGAACACTGGGTCGCCGGTGGTAGCCACCGAGTCGGCGGTGCCGCCAGCGTTGAGTAGGCGCGCCGGGAAAATGTAGTTGCTGATGCCGTTGCGGAACGCGTCCACAAAGAGGCCCACATGGTCGGAGATGTAACTAACGCCGCCATCCACCTGAAAGCTGGTTTCGGCCTTCAAGCCTGGCTCCCCAATTTCGTAGCGAATGGTGCCCTCGTGTTGGCCATTCGAACCCAGTTCGGCAATATTCGGAGCCCGAAAGCCGCGGGCCAGGTTGGCTTTCAACACCAGCTTATCGGTGGCGCTGAAGGCACCGCCAAAGCTGCCGCTCACGTTGCGGAAGGTACTTTGGAACCCCGGAAATTTCTCTTCTCCCGTAGTGGCCGGCCGCTCGTCATCGTCGAGCAGCAGCCGGTCGGCCGTGATGCGGCGCAAGTCGTAGCGCAGGCCGCC is from Hymenobacter tibetensis and encodes:
- a CDS encoding cation diffusion facilitator family transporter, whose translation is MAHTHHGHGHDHHHHHAPPAEFGRAFGWGIALNLLFVAGETAGGLWANSSALLSDAGHNLSDVLSLALAWGATWLAKRRATERFTYGYKGATIQAALLNAALLYLALGFILWDTLDHLRHPTPVNGTVVMALAGLGIVVNGFTAWLFHSGQKGDVNVRGAYLHMLTDMLVSVGVVVGGALVYFTGWMWLDPAISFVILVVVGYSSWGLLRETIQMALQAAPESIDMAAVREFLLARPGVVGVHDLHVWPLSTQDTALTAHLVRSNSGNSNEFLGELQHDLVHAFNISHCTVQLEDVAPAMGAHGCCDEKPVPARKSKQEA
- a CDS encoding AGE family epimerase/isomerase is translated as MMQQAEAFQEELDRILTYWSTHMLDTAHGGFYGQITDENNVVAQAPKGSVLNARILWTFSAAYRRQPNPTHLALATRAFGYLEKHFLDAEHGGVFWSVDYLGQPLDTRKQIYALAFAVYGLSEYYAASGNERALQHAQALFRAIEQHSFDPEHGGYLEALARDWSPLADLRLSDKDANEKKTMNTHLHILEAYTNLYRVWPDPQLRAQTQELLEVFQAHIIDPTSHQLHLFLDEQWQPKSTLVSFGHDIEASWLLLEAAEVLGNEDLVTQFRRVAVDMATTATRGLDTDGGLNYEFDPAQEHGDRDKHWWVQAEAMVGLLNAYQVSGQRRFYEQFQAVWEFTRTHLLDYAHGEWLWGVTATHLPMTGEDKAGFWKCPYHNTRACLEVLARLPKVPVPARAN